GAACGAGTATTCGGGCTCTCCGGGTCACTTACTTGCTGCGGGATTTGGCGCGGCGCTTGATGTCGGCACGAAGCTTCTTTGCATCAAACGGCTGGGGCTCTCCACTCTCTAGTCCCTGAAGCAGCGCACTTCGAAGCGCCAACGCCCGTTCCTCGCGGGCCTCCATCAACCGAAGTGCCTCGCGG
This genomic interval from Chrysiogenia bacterium contains the following:
- a CDS encoding type II toxin-antitoxin system ParD family antitoxin; this encodes MNVSLTPELEALINEKVASGRYTSASEVIREALRLMEAREERALALRSALLQGLESGEPQPFDAKKLRADIKRRAKSRSK